A window of Natrinema versiforme contains these coding sequences:
- a CDS encoding A/G-specific adenine glycosylase: protein MTAGDGAQLPDDHGAVREALIEWYEDDHREFPWRRTDDPYEILVSEVMSQQTQLGRVVEAWEGFLERWPTTAELADADRADVVGFWTDHSLGYNNRAKYLHEAAGQVEDEYGGEFPETPAELQELMGVGPYTANAVASFAFNNGDAVVDTNVKRVLYRAFDVPDDDAAFEDAASDLMPAGRSRVWNNAIMELGGVACEQTPRCDEVGCPWREWCGAYASGDFTAPDVPTQPSFEGSRRQFRGRVIGTLREYDELELDTLGHRIRVDYAPDGEYGREWLTDLLTDLESDGLVEFDDDGAEPVARLQR, encoded by the coding sequence ATGACAGCAGGGGACGGGGCGCAGTTACCCGACGACCACGGGGCGGTGCGCGAGGCGCTGATCGAGTGGTACGAGGACGACCACCGCGAGTTCCCGTGGCGACGTACGGACGACCCCTACGAAATCCTCGTCAGCGAGGTCATGAGCCAGCAGACCCAACTCGGCCGCGTCGTCGAGGCCTGGGAGGGGTTCCTCGAGCGGTGGCCGACCACCGCTGAACTGGCCGACGCCGACCGCGCTGATGTCGTCGGGTTCTGGACCGACCACAGTCTGGGATACAACAACCGGGCGAAGTACCTCCACGAGGCGGCGGGCCAGGTCGAAGACGAGTACGGCGGCGAGTTCCCCGAGACGCCGGCGGAACTACAGGAGCTGATGGGCGTCGGTCCGTACACCGCCAACGCGGTGGCGAGCTTCGCGTTCAACAACGGCGACGCGGTCGTCGACACGAACGTCAAACGGGTCCTCTACCGCGCCTTCGACGTGCCGGACGACGACGCGGCCTTCGAGGACGCCGCGAGCGACCTCATGCCAGCGGGCCGCTCGCGGGTCTGGAACAACGCGATCATGGAACTGGGCGGGGTCGCCTGTGAGCAGACGCCCCGTTGCGACGAGGTCGGCTGTCCGTGGCGCGAATGGTGTGGCGCCTACGCCAGCGGCGATTTCACCGCCCCCGACGTGCCGACCCAACCGAGTTTCGAAGGGAGCCGCCGGCAGTTCCGCGGCCGCGTGATCGGCACCCTCCGGGAGTACGACGAACTCGAGTTGGACACTCTGGGCCACCGCATCCGTGTCGACTACGCCCCCGACGGCGAGTACGGCCGCGAGTGGCTCACGGACCTCCTCACGGACCTCGAGTCGGACGGGCTGGTCGAATTCGACGACGATGGAGCGGAGCCAGTCGCACGGCTCCAGCGCTAA
- a CDS encoding helix-turn-helix domain-containing protein: protein MTTVVELGIPADRLGFARTFDRAPTFEFQVGGMIGGSPPLVWTSGSDRDTVYRALEADPSVDVIASVADDSGESSADNGTDISRSDRWLFRLEFGDGVKLFEEIVTENDGAILTARGHEGQWAVKLLFHDRDSVSACHELLEQYEFRADVTRISGVDDLESARTPLTETQYETIHKAHELGYFDVPRGVTLKELAAELDVSHQALSERLRRSHAALVSAELSDRTAPMEIDP from the coding sequence ATGACCACAGTCGTCGAACTCGGGATTCCGGCCGACCGACTCGGATTCGCTCGCACGTTCGATCGAGCGCCGACGTTCGAGTTTCAGGTCGGCGGAATGATCGGTGGCTCGCCACCGCTCGTCTGGACGAGCGGCTCGGACCGTGACACCGTTTACCGGGCACTCGAGGCGGATCCGTCGGTCGACGTGATCGCGAGCGTAGCCGACGACAGCGGGGAGTCTTCGGCGGACAACGGGACCGACATCAGCCGGAGCGACCGCTGGCTGTTCCGCCTCGAGTTCGGAGACGGCGTGAAACTGTTCGAGGAGATCGTCACCGAAAACGACGGGGCGATCCTGACGGCCAGGGGCCACGAGGGCCAGTGGGCGGTGAAACTGCTCTTTCACGATCGGGACTCGGTCTCGGCGTGTCACGAACTCCTCGAGCAGTACGAGTTCCGGGCCGATGTCACCCGAATCAGCGGAGTGGACGACCTCGAGAGCGCACGGACGCCCCTGACCGAGACGCAGTACGAGACGATTCACAAGGCCCACGAACTCGGCTATTTCGACGTTCCGAGAGGGGTGACGCTCAAGGAGTTGGCCGCGGAGTTAGACGTCTCACATCAGGCGCTCTCGGAACGGCTCCGGCGGAGCCACGCCGCCCTCGTCAGCGCGGAACTGTCCGATCGGACCGCGCCGATGGAGATCGATCCCTGA
- a CDS encoding GNAT family N-acetyltransferase: MESTETLEFGHADRKGIYEYVERHGAVDPEETRERLDLDPSGFRHHIAILKRDGRLEEADGKLRVTIDAGAEEEYVAEDLEFHIRPARQEDLAGIVGAIRQVAEEKTYIEAESVADEIDHENALLRHNELQSRMFFVATVEDEVIGWVHLHAPELEKLSHTAELTVGVLEDYRGHGIGSHLLSRGLEWAGSNRYEKVYQSVPSTNEEAIAFLEEHDWETEAIREDHYKLNGHYVDEVMMAVEL, translated from the coding sequence ATGGAATCGACTGAGACGCTCGAGTTCGGTCACGCGGACCGCAAAGGGATCTACGAGTACGTCGAGCGCCACGGTGCGGTCGACCCCGAGGAAACCCGGGAGCGACTCGATCTCGATCCGAGCGGATTCCGCCACCACATCGCGATCCTCAAACGTGACGGTCGACTCGAGGAAGCCGACGGCAAACTACGGGTCACGATCGACGCGGGGGCCGAGGAGGAGTACGTCGCCGAGGACCTCGAGTTCCACATCCGACCGGCACGACAGGAGGATCTGGCGGGAATCGTCGGCGCGATCCGGCAGGTCGCAGAGGAGAAGACGTACATCGAGGCCGAGAGCGTTGCCGACGAGATCGACCACGAGAACGCCTTGCTCCGGCACAACGAACTCCAGTCGCGGATGTTCTTCGTCGCCACGGTCGAGGACGAGGTCATCGGCTGGGTCCACCTCCACGCCCCGGAGTTAGAGAAGTTGAGCCACACCGCCGAACTCACCGTCGGCGTCCTCGAAGACTACCGCGGCCACGGCATCGGCTCGCACCTCCTCTCGCGGGGCCTCGAGTGGGCCGGCTCGAACCGCTACGAGAAGGTCTACCAGAGCGTGCCCTCGACCAACGAGGAGGCGATCGCCTTCCTCGAGGAACACGACTGGGAGACCGAGGCGATCCGGGAAGATCACTACAAGCTCAACGGTCACTACGTCGACGAGGTGATGATGGCTGTCGAACTCTGA
- a CDS encoding redox-regulated ATPase YchF: MLSIALAGKPNAGKSTFYTAATMAEVDVANYPFTTIDANRGVSYVRTDCPCLERDERCNADNCEDGKRYVPIELLDVAGLVPGAHEGKGLGNQFLDELTNADVIVNVVDASGGTNEKGEPVDIGDHDPLEDIDFIEEEMDLWLAGIVENNWESVERKSRSPDFDIDDALADMLSGFGASPKQIAMTLRDLDYPDDPIQWEDDHREALARDVRRRTKPIVVAANKIDVAPEENVERLLELDKPVIPTTAEGELALRRAADNGLIEYDPGDETIAIGDDVNDAQREALEGLADTMAEWGGTGVQTALDHAVYDLLDHLTAYPVEDASKWSDGSGNVLPDAFLLPDGSTPVDLAYSVHSDIGDGYLHAVNAKSNREIGEEYELEEGDVIKIVSTN; the protein is encoded by the coding sequence ATGCTTTCGATCGCGCTTGCCGGGAAACCGAACGCCGGCAAGTCAACGTTCTACACGGCGGCGACGATGGCGGAGGTAGACGTCGCCAACTATCCGTTCACGACGATCGACGCCAACCGCGGGGTGAGCTACGTCCGGACCGACTGTCCCTGCCTCGAGCGCGACGAGCGGTGTAACGCGGACAACTGCGAGGACGGCAAGCGCTACGTCCCGATCGAACTGCTCGACGTGGCGGGGCTCGTCCCCGGCGCTCACGAGGGGAAGGGACTGGGCAACCAGTTCCTCGACGAACTCACGAACGCGGACGTGATCGTCAACGTCGTCGACGCCTCCGGCGGCACGAACGAGAAGGGCGAGCCCGTCGATATCGGCGACCACGACCCGCTCGAGGACATCGACTTCATCGAGGAGGAGATGGACCTCTGGCTGGCCGGCATCGTCGAGAACAACTGGGAGTCAGTCGAGCGAAAGTCCCGCTCGCCCGATTTCGACATCGACGACGCGCTGGCGGACATGCTCTCCGGCTTCGGCGCGTCCCCGAAACAGATCGCGATGACCCTCCGGGATCTCGACTACCCCGACGACCCCATCCAGTGGGAGGACGACCACCGCGAGGCGCTCGCACGCGACGTTCGCCGGCGGACCAAGCCGATCGTCGTCGCGGCGAACAAGATCGACGTCGCCCCCGAGGAGAACGTCGAGCGCCTGCTCGAGCTGGACAAGCCCGTCATCCCGACCACCGCGGAGGGCGAACTCGCGCTCCGCCGGGCCGCCGACAACGGCCTCATCGAGTACGACCCCGGCGACGAGACGATCGCAATCGGCGACGACGTCAACGACGCCCAGCGCGAGGCCCTCGAGGGCCTCGCGGACACGATGGCCGAGTGGGGCGGCACAGGCGTCCAGACGGCGCTCGATCACGCGGTCTACGACCTGCTCGATCACCTCACCGCCTATCCGGTCGAGGACGCCTCGAAGTGGTCCGACGGGAGCGGTAACGTCCTCCCCGACGCCTTCCTGCTGCCCGATGGCTCGACGCCCGTCGACCTCGCCTACAGCGTCCACTCCGACATCGGCGACGGCTATCTGCACGCTGTTAATGCCAAGTCGAACCGGGAAATCGGCGAGGAGTACGAACTCGAGGAGGGCGACGTGATCAAGATCGTGAGTACTAATTAA